The following is a genomic window from Thioclava electrotropha.
TGCTGATGCGCTGGTCGGAGATGAGCGGGGCGCAGATGGTGATGTGGCGCGGCTTGCTGATGGGCGGCGCGATGTGGCTGACCTCCATCACCCTGCGCAGACGCCACCTGAAGCGAGACCTGCAGGCGCTCGCCAGCGGCGCGGGGTTGGTGCTGGTCGCCTGCCATTTCTCGAACATGACGCTGTTTGCTGTGGGGATCGCCGCCGCCCCGGTGTCGGTCGTGCTGTTCAGCGTCTCGACCGTGCCGGTCTTCGCGGCGCTGCTGTCCCGGCTGCTCCTGCGTGAGAACACCCACTGGTCGACATGGCTCGCCATCGCCGCCGTTCTCAGCGGGATCGGGCTGGCCGTCTTCGGCCCGGCCCCGGCGAGCGTGGGCGGCAATCCGGTCTACGGCGCGCTTGCGGGGCTTGGGGTCGCTTTGAGCCTGTCGACGACCTTCGTCACGATCCGGCGCAATCCGCATCTGCCGATCCTGCTTGCCGTCGGCTCCGGGGCCGGGCTGGCCGGACTTTCAGCGCTGCTCTGGACGGGAGGCGCGACCGTGACGGGCGGTCAGATCTGGGCAATCGCGCTGGCGGGCGGCGTGGTGCTGCCGATCTCGTTCATGTCGCTGTCGTTTGCCTCGCGCTACACCTCGGCCTCGAACGTCAGCCTGCTGATGCTGCTCGAGACGATCCTCGGGCCGATCTGGGTCTGGTGGGGAACGGGCGAGGCTCCGAGCCGCGCGATGCTGATCGGCGGGGCGATCGTGATCGGGAGCTTGGCGCTCTATCTCTGGCACGCCGGCCATCGGCAGAGCGTTCTCCGGCGCAGCCAATCCGCCGCGCCGGAGCATCTCTAGTAACGCTTACTTCCGGGCAGCCGACTTGGCGGCCGGTTTCGCGGACTTCGCGGATTTGGCGGCTTTCTCCGAATCCGAGGGCATCTCGATATTGATCTCGAGGCTCGAGATATCGTCGTTGCGCTCCATCCGGATATCGACGCCATCCTCTTCGATCTGCATGTATTTGCGGATCACCGCGAGGATGTCGCGTTGCAGATCGGGAAGGTAGTCGGCCTGCGCCGACCCGCTTCCGCGTTCATGCGCGAGCAGGATCTGCAAACGGTCCTTGGCCGTCTGCGCCGATTTCGCGCGGCGGGGTTTGAGCGAGAAACCGAACAGGCTCATGCGGACCGCCCGAAGAGACGACCGATGAAGCCCGGACGCTTCTCGCCCGGAATGCGCATCGGAACATCCTCGCCCAGAAGGCGCGAGACCGCGTCGTCATAGGCGGCCGACGCGCTGGACGGCTCGTCGAGTACGACCGGCATGCCGGTGTTCGATGCGCGCAGGACGGCGTTGCTTTCGGGCACGATACCGATCAGCGGGACCGCCAGAAGCTCCAGCACATCCTCGACCGTCATCATCTCGCCCTTGTCGATGCGCGACTGGTCGTGACGGGTCAGAAGCACCTGCGCCTTGACCGGCTCGCCGTCGCTTTCGGCCCGGCGGGTCTTGGACGACAGAAGGCCCAGCACCCGGTCGCTGTCGCGCACCGAGGAGACTTCGGGGTTGGTCACGACGACCGCCTCATCGGCGAAGAACATCGCGAGCTGCGCGCCACGCTCGATCCCGGCAGGGCTGTCGCAGATGATGTAGTCGAATTCCTGACGCAGTTCGTCGAGCACCTTCTCGACGCCCTCTTGCGTCAGCGCATCCTTGTCGCGCGTCTGCGAGGTCGGCAGGATCGAGAGCGTCTCGACTCGCTTGTCCTTGATCAGCGCCTGCTTGAGCCGTGCATCGCCCTGAATGACGTTGATGAAGTCGAACACCACGCGGCGCTCGCAGCCCATGATCATGTCGAGGTTGCGCAGCCCCACGTCGAAATCGATCACGACGGTCTTATGGCCGCGCTTGGCGAGACCGGCAGAGATTGCGGCGGCGGACGTGGTCTTGCCCACGCCCCCCTTGCCCGAGGTGATCACGATCACCTTGCCGAGCGGCGAATCGTCCTTGAGTTGCGTCATTCGAACGCCTCCACACAGAGTTTGTCATCGTCGAGGAAAACCTGCACGGGCTTGCGACGAAGCTCCGCGGGGATGGTTTCGCTCGTTTTGTAAAGGCCCGCGATCGCGAGCAATTCAGCGTCGAGCTGGCGGCAGAAGATACGCGCGCTCTCATCGCCATGTGCGCCTGCCATCGCCCGTCCACGCAGCGTGCCGTAGACATGGATGTTGCCCGCCGCGACCAGTTCCGCGCCCGAGGCGACCGATCCGACCACCGTCAGATCGCCATGCTCGGCCACGATCATCTGGCCCGAACGCACCGGCGTCTGCACGACCTTGTTGCGCGGGACCGGCGGGGCCGCCCGCTTCGCCGCAGGCTGCGGCTTTTGCGGCTTTTGCGGCTTTTGCGGCTTCGGCTCGGGCATCGCGGTCTCGCGGCCCACCTTGATCGGAATAATTCCGTAGCCTTTTACTGCGCTTAGCTGCGCCTCGGTGGCGTTTTGCGCCCCGAAGATCTGCAGATCGCGCGCGAAAAGGTTGTCGATCATGTCGCGCACATCGGCCGGTTTCGAGAACTCCGGCACCTGCGCGAAATCGAGCACCATCGGCGCTCCGGCCAACAGATGGGGCGTCTTCGCAAGCTGCGCATCGAGCGCGGCATAGAACACGTCATCAGGCGCGTCTGTCTCGAGCCGTAGCGCGATGGCGGTCAGGAACAGACCGCGGAACTGGAAAGGTTGAACCGAGACCGGCGCAGGCTTCTGCCCGGTCGGAGATAGGGTATCTGACACGAGGGTAGCTCGCTTCTGCTCAGGAGTCGGGGCGCATCGTGCACCCACATTGTTTTTCTTTGTTGTGTCGGATCACGCACTGCAAACGCCAGCACAAAATCGCGATGGCCTCTCTACTCGGCTAAATCCTGCCGTCAACCGGAAGTAGACGAAGTTTTCGTGTTCAGGCGCAGAGGCGGGCCCGGATCGCAGGTTGACCCAGCGTCGTCAGCCGGTATCGCCGCGCCGGATCACTCGAGCATCGCCGTCGCGAGCTGGCTGTCGAGAAGCTCTTCGGGCAGCAGGATGTAGATATCTTCCGGCGGGGTCGTCAGCGAGTAGATCATCACGCCGGGATCGACGCCCATGTCGATCAGATATTCCATCGTCCGCCCCTGCCCGCGCTGGATTTCCTCGACCGCGAAATAGGCGGGCATGTAGAGGTTCTCGTCGTAATAGTGCTGGTGCATCCCGACATATCCGTCGGGCGAGACGCGGCGCTCCTGTCCGGAGGCGAGAATATATGGACAGGCCGACATGCAGGCCATGCCGGGCAGAATCACGGTGTTCTTCTCGGCCTCGCGCAGGACGCGGCCAATCGCCAGTGCCTCACTCACTTCGCCGCCGGGGCTGCTGAGTGCGATCGTCGCCGGGGCCTTCTCGGGCGCGTCGCCTTCGGTGAGACCCGCGAGATAGGTTTCCAGCCGATCCGCATCGCCCGGCGCGATGGCCCCGTTTAGCAGCAGCACCGAGCCGATGCCCTCGACCTCTTCGCGCTCGAAGGTCAGCCGGTCGGGATAGTTCGACGGCAGTTCGATCCCCGGCGGCAGCGCGGGCGCATCGCGGCGCGGCGTCGGGCGCGCGGGATCGAAGCGGCGGCGCTGATCGCCCGGCGCGACCGGCGTGGTCATCTCCGGCACGGCGGAGGGCGGCTGCGGGCGATAGCGCCCCAGCCAGTCGCCCGCGATCATCACCACGGCGATGCCGACCTGCACCAGCAACACGACGCGCAGCCATCGGCGCACGTCGAACCGGTCAAAGCGCGGAAGCGACAGGCGCATCGCTCAGCTCTCCGCAGGGCGCGGCGGCGGATCCGCGGGCGCAGGCGGATCGACTTTCTCGGAGACCCGCTTGAGCATCTCGGCATCCGCGCCACTCATCGTCTGCTCGACATCGCGCATCGCGTTCAGCGCGGCTTTCAGATCGGCCAGAGTCAGCGTCTCCTCGATCGGCAGCCCGTCCCGGCCCGAACGGATCGCGGCCTGCGTCACCGCCAGCACGAAGACCAGCACGGCGGGCAGCAGGTCGATCGCAATTGCCCCGGCCCAGGAAGGCACGAAACTGCCCGCGTAACGGATCACGGCCTCGGCGCTGGTGATCGGGTTATAGGCGGTCTGGATCGGCGGTTCGCGGGCCAGAACCTCGTCGGCGGCGCGCTCCAACGTGCGGCCCCGCTGATCGAGCGCCTCCAGCACGGAATCGATGGTCGAGCTTTGCGCATCGCGGACATTGGTCGTGCGCCCGTCCAGTTCCGGCAGCACGACCGACGCCGGCAGATCCTGCGCCGCCCGCGCCACCAGCGGCGCGACAGACAGCTGATCAAGCCGCGCGATCACGCCCGCCAGCCGCACGCTTTGCTCGGCAAATTCGACCGAGCGTTTCTCCACCGGGCCGGGCGCCACGATCAGCGCGCGCATCCGCCCGAGGATCTGGTTGCCGGTCTCGAAGGAGTCGTCGATCAGCGGCTGCTGCGCGCGGATCTGCTCTTCGAGATTGGCCAGTTCCTCGGTCTTCTGGGTCAGAACACGGAACACCGCACCCCGCCCTGCGGTGCCCGAGAGCTGGCCCGATTGCTCCTGATCCGCCAGCGCCTCGAAGGCGGCACGCGCACGTTCGACCTCGCGGCCCAGCGCCTGCGCCGAGAGCGCGATGTCATGGGCCTGCTCCAGCGCGGACTGGTAGTCGCGCACAGTGGTGTCCAGATGCTGCTCTACCGCCGCCGACCCCGCCAGCGCCGCCGCATTGAGCCAACTCGACATCGCGACAATGGCCAGAGAGCCCACGATGGTCGAGACCGTCAGCCCCAGAAAGCCGCTCGCCGTGCGCATCGCGGGCAAAAGCCGCAGCATGTAGCTCCAGAAGACGAAAATCCCGACCGAGACGGCGATGGAATAGGCCAGTGCCGCGAAGAAGCTCATCGCGCCGTTATCCTCGAGGATCGAGGACACGCCGAGATAGGTATAGATCCCCGAGGCGATCGCCAGCACG
Proteins encoded in this region:
- a CDS encoding COG3904 family protein, with product MRLSLPRFDRFDVRRWLRVVLLVQVGIAVVMIAGDWLGRYRPQPPSAVPEMTTPVAPGDQRRRFDPARPTPRRDAPALPPGIELPSNYPDRLTFEREEVEGIGSVLLLNGAIAPGDADRLETYLAGLTEGDAPEKAPATIALSSPGGEVSEALAIGRVLREAEKNTVILPGMACMSACPYILASGQERRVSPDGYVGMHQHYYDENLYMPAYFAVEEIQRGQGRTMEYLIDMGVDPGVMIYSLTTPPEDIYILLPEELLDSQLATAMLE
- the minC gene encoding septum site-determining protein MinC — translated: MSDTLSPTGQKPAPVSVQPFQFRGLFLTAIALRLETDAPDDVFYAALDAQLAKTPHLLAGAPMVLDFAQVPEFSKPADVRDMIDNLFARDLQIFGAQNATEAQLSAVKGYGIIPIKVGRETAMPEPKPQKPQKPQKPQPAAKRAAPPVPRNKVVQTPVRSGQMIVAEHGDLTVVGSVASGAELVAAGNIHVYGTLRGRAMAGAHGDESARIFCRQLDAELLAIAGLYKTSETIPAELRRKPVQVFLDDDKLCVEAFE
- the minD gene encoding septum site-determining protein MinD — its product is MTQLKDDSPLGKVIVITSGKGGVGKTTSAAAISAGLAKRGHKTVVIDFDVGLRNLDMIMGCERRVVFDFINVIQGDARLKQALIKDKRVETLSILPTSQTRDKDALTQEGVEKVLDELRQEFDYIICDSPAGIERGAQLAMFFADEAVVVTNPEVSSVRDSDRVLGLLSSKTRRAESDGEPVKAQVLLTRHDQSRIDKGEMMTVEDVLELLAVPLIGIVPESNAVLRASNTGMPVVLDEPSSASAAYDDAVSRLLGEDVPMRIPGEKRPGFIGRLFGRSA
- a CDS encoding DMT family transporter, which produces MTRHPMFGILLALFGALAISPDTLLMRWSEMSGAQMVMWRGLLMGGAMWLTSITLRRRHLKRDLQALASGAGLVLVACHFSNMTLFAVGIAAAPVSVVLFSVSTVPVFAALLSRLLLRENTHWSTWLAIAAVLSGIGLAVFGPAPASVGGNPVYGALAGLGVALSLSTTFVTIRRNPHLPILLAVGSGAGLAGLSALLWTGGATVTGGQIWAIALAGGVVLPISFMSLSFASRYTSASNVSLLMLLETILGPIWVWWGTGEAPSRAMLIGGAIVIGSLALYLWHAGHRQSVLRRSQSAAPEHL
- the minE gene encoding cell division topological specificity factor MinE gives rise to the protein MSLFGFSLKPRRAKSAQTAKDRLQILLAHERGSGSAQADYLPDLQRDILAVIRKYMQIEEDGVDIRMERNDDISSLEINIEMPSDSEKAAKSAKSAKPAAKSAARK